In a single window of the Capsicum annuum cultivar UCD-10X-F1 unplaced genomic scaffold, UCD10Xv1.1 ctg26588, whole genome shotgun sequence genome:
- the LOC124890894 gene encoding uncharacterized protein LOC124890894 — protein MKSYLQAYDLWKVVAEDTPLQTLPENPPLAQIKSHSDQKFKKFKAKTVIQNSVADSILSKIIACETANEAWDKLKKEYQGSDRVRQIQILSLKRDFEYLWMQEDETIAKYFDKISSFVSKIRFLGEDFKDDKIVEKILMTIPERFKSKISSLEESKDLSTISVEELISALQAHEQRKPSEKTMLLRVPFMHKTTKEK, from the coding sequence ATGAAATCATATCTTCAAGCCTATGATTTGTGGAAAGTTGTAGCGGAAGATACACCATTACAAACACTCCCTGAAAACCCTCCCCTTGCTCAAATTAAATCTCATTCAGatcaaaagtttaaaaaattcaaagccaaaaCAGTAATTCAAAATTCAGTTGCGGATTCGATTCTTTCTAAAATCATTGCTTGTGAGACAGCAAATGAAGCTTGGgacaaattaaaaaaagaatatcaagGAAGTGATCGAGTTAGACAAATACAAATTTTGAGTCTGAAAAGGGATTTTGAATATCTTTGGATGCAAGAGGATGAAACTATTGCTAAGTATTTTGACAAGATTTCTTCGTTTGTCAGTAAAATTAGGTTTCTTGGCGAGGATTTCAAAGATGacaaaatagtagaaaaaattcTTATGACAATTCCGGAGAGATTCAAATCTAAAATTTCATCTTTGGAAGAGTCTAAAGATCTATCTACTATCTCTGTTGAAGAACTAATTAGTGCTCTTCAAGCACATGAGCAAAGAAAGCCTTCAGAAAAGACAATGTTATTGAGAGTGCCATTTATGCATAAAACAACAAAGGAAAAG